In Companilactobacillus allii, one genomic interval encodes:
- a CDS encoding phosphocarrier protein HPr, with amino-acid sequence MEKKDFHIIAETGIHARPATMLVQAASKFTSDINIEFNGKSVNLKSIMGVMSLGVGQGADVTITADGDDAADSIAAITDTMTKEGLAE; translated from the coding sequence ATGGAAAAGAAAGATTTTCACATTATTGCAGAAACAGGAATCCACGCACGTCCAGCTACTATGTTAGTACAAGCTGCTAGCAAGTTTACTTCAGATATCAACATTGAATTCAATGGTAAATCAGTAAACCTTAAATCAATCATGGGTGTTATGTCACTTGGTGTTGGCCAAGGTGCTGACGTTACAATTACTGCCGACGGTGATGACGCTGCTGATTCTATCGCTGCTATTACAGATACAATGACAAAGGAAGGACTTGCTGAATAA
- the ptsP gene encoding phosphoenolpyruvate--protein phosphotransferase: MVKTIKGIAASDGIATAEAYLLVQPDLSFDKKSISDTEAEISRLKDAIATSDSELTKIRDVAKESLGEDEAQVFDAHKMILADPEFTGAVEQEVSDKSVNAEQALDDVSKNFIAIFEGMTDNPYMQERAADVRDVTKRVMAHLLGVELPNPSLIDHEVIIVAHDLTPSDTAQLNKKYVKGFVTDIGGRTAHSAIMARSLELPAVVGTDSITGDVKEGQTVILDGLNGAAIVDPTDDDIKKYAKLAKDFADQKAEWEKLKNEATVTADGKHFDIAANIGTPDDLQGVIDNGAEGVGLYRTEFLYMQSEELPTEDDQFNAYKKVLEGMNGKAVVVRTMDIGGDKHLSYLPLPEEMNPFLGYRAIRISLDRQEIFRTQLRALLRASAFGQLRIMFPMIGTLQEFRDAKKIFEEEKSKLVAKGVEVSDNIQLGMMMEVPAAAILADQFAKEVDFFSIGTNDLIQYTMAADRGNEHVSYLYQPYNPSILRLVKHVIDSAHKEGKWAGMCGEAAGDNIMVPLLLGMGLDEYSMSATSVLRVRSLMKKLSTADLKELAEKAVSESVTNEDNEKLVESYINK; the protein is encoded by the coding sequence ATGGTTAAAACTATCAAAGGGATTGCAGCTAGTGATGGAATTGCTACTGCAGAAGCATACCTTTTGGTTCAACCAGATCTGTCTTTCGATAAAAAAAGCATTTCTGACACTGAAGCCGAAATTAGCCGTTTAAAAGACGCAATCGCCACATCAGATTCAGAACTTACAAAGATCAGAGATGTTGCTAAAGAGTCTTTAGGTGAAGATGAAGCTCAAGTCTTTGATGCTCATAAGATGATTTTGGCTGATCCAGAATTTACTGGCGCAGTTGAACAAGAAGTTTCAGATAAATCAGTTAATGCTGAACAAGCACTTGATGATGTATCTAAGAACTTTATCGCAATTTTTGAAGGTATGACTGATAATCCATATATGCAAGAACGTGCTGCCGATGTACGCGATGTTACAAAACGTGTAATGGCACATCTTCTTGGAGTTGAATTACCAAACCCTTCATTGATCGATCATGAAGTAATCATTGTTGCTCATGATTTAACACCTAGTGATACTGCTCAATTGAACAAAAAGTATGTTAAAGGATTTGTTACAGATATCGGTGGACGTACTGCTCACTCAGCCATTATGGCTCGTTCATTGGAATTGCCTGCTGTTGTTGGTACTGACTCAATTACAGGAGACGTCAAAGAAGGCCAAACTGTTATCCTTGATGGATTAAACGGTGCAGCTATCGTAGACCCAACTGATGACGATATCAAGAAATATGCTAAGTTAGCTAAAGACTTTGCTGATCAAAAAGCAGAGTGGGAGAAGTTGAAGAATGAAGCCACAGTTACTGCTGATGGCAAGCATTTTGATATTGCTGCTAATATTGGTACTCCTGATGACCTTCAAGGTGTTATTGATAATGGTGCCGAAGGTGTCGGACTTTACCGTACAGAATTCTTGTATATGCAATCTGAGGAACTTCCTACAGAAGATGACCAATTCAATGCATATAAAAAAGTTCTTGAAGGTATGAATGGCAAGGCTGTTGTTGTTCGTACAATGGATATCGGTGGTGACAAGCACTTGTCATATCTACCACTTCCAGAAGAAATGAACCCATTCTTGGGTTACCGTGCTATCCGTATCAGTTTGGATAGACAAGAAATCTTCAGAACACAACTTAGAGCATTGCTTCGTGCATCTGCATTCGGACAATTACGTATCATGTTCCCAATGATCGGTACATTGCAAGAATTCAGAGACGCTAAGAAGATTTTTGAAGAAGAGAAGTCTAAGTTAGTTGCAAAAGGTGTAGAGGTTTCTGACAACATTCAATTAGGAATGATGATGGAAGTTCCAGCCGCAGCTATTTTGGCTGATCAATTTGCTAAGGAAGTTGACTTCTTTAGTATTGGTACAAATGACTTGATTCAATACACAATGGCTGCTGATCGTGGTAATGAACATGTTTCTTACCTATATCAACCATATAACCCTTCAATCTTGAGACTAGTTAAGCACGTTATTGACTCAGCTCATAAAGAAGGCAAGTGGGCAGGTATGTGTGGAGAAGCTGCCGGTGATAACATCATGGTCCCATTACTATTAGGTATGGGTCTAGATGAATACTCAATGAGTGCTACATCAGTACTTCGTGTAAGAAGTTTGATGAAGAAGTTGAGTACAGCTGATCTTAAAGAATTAGCTGAAAAAGCAGTTAGCGAATCAGTTACTAATGAAGATAACGAAAAACTTGTTGAATCATATATCAATAAGTAA
- a CDS encoding ArnT family glycosyltransferase, which produces MLTFYYHNFLSQNVSRNIPVLIIFFAIILLVGYLLVRIRTDSKKINIGLLIVMLLAFSITALVWILNVPNAQISDFGNFWTRAPGFLDGYKLYETDNDYFSKYAYQSGFMVYIIGIVKVFGFNIFVVQFLNVVYQALTLLMTYLLANKIFNNIKIARLSVLLLMVDIDWFALNSQADNQYLGSLLYLVTFYLLFNDKLWSYVLAGVSLTLACLIRPIGPVFIAGIIVFVLIFILMKHRDYKTGLSFLLTLAIYFVLFSLSGWGIKAAGINDYGLSNNDPQWKFLSGLNYQSGGTYSNDLNKFIDASKSRSHMKKIENTQLKSEITYLNENNAWLKLFINKTQTLWSSRTLATDFTDYAKKHSPKTVDWINYIAYMGSIVLIVFSWIGSLALFKSKFDDKFYLLLLPLMAFAVINLIIEVQPRYRIEFLPIISILAGLGLNNVFLAIKNIKKA; this is translated from the coding sequence ATGCTGACATTTTACTATCATAACTTCTTATCTCAAAACGTATCACGAAACATACCTGTTCTTATAATATTCTTTGCAATTATTCTATTAGTTGGATATTTACTGGTAAGAATCAGAACTGACAGTAAAAAGATAAATATAGGCCTACTGATCGTCATGTTACTGGCGTTTAGTATCACTGCACTGGTGTGGATATTAAACGTACCAAACGCGCAAATAAGTGACTTCGGGAACTTCTGGACTCGTGCACCAGGTTTCTTAGATGGATACAAACTCTACGAAACTGACAATGACTATTTTTCTAAATACGCATATCAATCAGGATTCATGGTCTACATTATAGGTATCGTCAAAGTGTTTGGCTTTAATATTTTTGTCGTTCAATTCTTAAACGTTGTTTATCAAGCCCTAACTTTACTCATGACTTATTTACTAGCCAACAAAATTTTTAATAATATAAAAATTGCTCGTCTATCGGTTTTACTTTTAATGGTAGATATCGACTGGTTTGCTCTTAATAGTCAAGCTGATAATCAATACTTAGGTTCTTTACTATACTTAGTAACATTCTACCTACTATTTAACGATAAACTCTGGAGTTATGTTCTAGCTGGTGTTTCACTAACATTGGCTTGTTTGATACGTCCTATTGGTCCGGTTTTCATTGCTGGTATCATAGTGTTCGTATTGATTTTCATTTTAATGAAACATCGTGATTATAAGACTGGATTGAGCTTCTTGCTTACATTAGCCATTTACTTTGTCCTATTCAGTCTTTCTGGTTGGGGAATAAAGGCTGCAGGTATCAATGACTATGGATTATCCAATAACGATCCACAATGGAAATTCTTAAGTGGCTTGAATTATCAATCTGGTGGAACTTATTCTAATGACCTTAATAAATTCATAGATGCCAGTAAATCACGCTCTCATATGAAAAAAATAGAAAATACTCAGTTAAAAAGTGAAATAACGTATCTAAATGAAAATAATGCTTGGTTAAAATTGTTTATTAACAAGACACAGACATTATGGTCATCAAGAACTCTAGCAACTGACTTTACTGACTATGCTAAGAAACATTCACCAAAAACAGTGGATTGGATCAATTACATTGCCTACATGGGGTCAATTGTTCTAATAGTATTCTCATGGATTGGATCCTTAGCATTATTCAAATCAAAATTTGATGATAAATTCTATCTGTTGTTACTTCCGTTAATGGCATTTGCAGTAATAAACCTGATTATCGAGGTTCAACCTAGATATCGGATAGAATTCCTACCAATAATCTCAATTCTTGCTGGATTAGGATTAAACAATGTATTTTTAGCAATTAAAAATATTAAAAAAGCATAA
- the brnQ gene encoding branched-chain amino acid transport system II carrier protein: MEKTDKKLTFKHYIIIGSMLFGMFFGAGNLIFPIHLGQLAGGHWLTAGLGFLLTGTLLPLLGIIAISITRSTGIYDLAKPIGHRYASFFMILTCATLGPLFATPRTATTPFQISIATHISASQEPWYLLGYSLIFFLLAGFFSRKPTGIVDAIGKILNPAFLILLAIIFGIAFTNPMGSASSAHITSDYQNGALLNGFLQGYNTMDALAALLFGIVVVTSIRSFGQNKPSSIAKTAAKSSLLSIALEAFIYLVLIWIGATSLTHFKISADGGIAFSQIANHFMGLPGEIILAVMATLTCLTTAVGLLTSFAEALHEKFPKISYKSWDMISCIASFLIANIGLEQIIAWSTPMLMFLYPLAITLIILSIASPLFNRDPIVYRLTTIFTIIPALIDALNSVPAIISEQGFAQQILKWDQMYLPFAKYGMDWLLPALIGLLAGLIIHYVQPSIKRSKLKTE; the protein is encoded by the coding sequence ATGGAAAAGACAGATAAAAAATTAACTTTTAAACATTATATTATTATTGGATCCATGTTGTTTGGGATGTTCTTCGGTGCCGGCAACTTGATCTTCCCAATTCATCTAGGACAGTTGGCTGGTGGACATTGGTTAACAGCTGGCTTGGGATTCTTGTTAACTGGAACATTATTACCCTTATTAGGAATTATTGCTATCAGTATTACACGTTCCACAGGAATCTATGATTTGGCGAAGCCAATTGGTCATCGCTATGCATCGTTTTTCATGATCTTGACATGTGCCACTTTAGGACCTTTGTTTGCGACTCCAAGAACGGCCACAACACCATTTCAAATCAGTATCGCTACACATATTAGTGCTAGTCAGGAACCATGGTATTTACTAGGATATTCATTGATTTTCTTTTTACTTGCAGGATTTTTCTCTCGTAAACCAACAGGGATTGTTGATGCAATTGGTAAAATTCTAAATCCAGCATTTTTGATTCTTCTAGCTATTATTTTTGGGATTGCCTTCACTAATCCAATGGGTTCTGCCTCTAGTGCACATATTACTAGTGATTATCAGAATGGAGCTTTATTGAACGGATTTTTGCAAGGGTACAACACGATGGATGCTTTAGCAGCTTTGTTGTTTGGTATCGTTGTTGTTACATCGATTCGTAGTTTTGGCCAAAATAAACCAAGTTCAATTGCTAAAACTGCTGCTAAGTCGAGTTTGTTGAGTATTGCGCTGGAAGCATTCATCTACTTAGTTCTCATCTGGATCGGGGCAACTTCATTGACACATTTTAAGATTTCAGCCGATGGAGGGATTGCCTTTTCCCAAATTGCCAATCATTTTATGGGACTACCTGGTGAGATAATCCTAGCCGTAATGGCAACTTTAACTTGTTTAACAACTGCAGTTGGTTTGCTTACGTCATTTGCAGAAGCACTTCATGAAAAGTTCCCTAAGATCTCATATAAGTCTTGGGACATGATCTCATGTATTGCCTCATTTCTAATTGCTAATATAGGTCTAGAACAGATCATTGCTTGGTCGACTCCAATGTTAATGTTCTTGTATCCATTAGCTATTACATTGATCATCTTGTCAATTGCATCACCATTGTTCAACCGTGATCCGATAGTATATCGACTAACAACCATTTTCACGATCATTCCAGCTTTGATAGATGCATTGAATTCTGTACCAGCAATTATTTCAGAACAAGGATTTGCACAACAGATCTTGAAATGGGATCAAATGTATCTGCCATTTGCCAAATACGGGATGGATTGGTTGTTGCCAGCCTTGATTGGATTATTAGCAGGGTTGATCATTCATTATGTTCAACCCAGCATTAAACGTTCAAAATTAAAAACTGAGTAA
- the nrdJ gene encoding ribonucleoside-triphosphate reductase, adenosylcobalamin-dependent, whose translation MNLLKKITLDDEFIDEVKKSVKPHWGELGWVTYKRTYARFIDELGRTENWSETVKRVVEGNINLDPRLRDDSLTEEQYQSLVDEAHNLYKLVYGLAATPSGRNLWISGTKYQDRNGDALNNCWFIAIRPQKYGDSHILPSYLDEDQVAVSMPFSFMFDQLMKGGGVGFSVVPDNMKQMPVVDQSVDLTVLISKDSASYDDSIEAGAIDREDWLKDHDASKARFYKLPDTREGWVIGNAEMIDAHFASTNPEKINDVVLDITDIRPNGAKIKGFGGTASGPVPLIEMFFDINEVLNNALGKKLTSVDCTDMGNLIGKTVVAGNVRRSAELALGGATDDDFITMKQDQKKLYHHRWASNNSVAVDSKFTKYEPIADSITHNGEPGIVNLELSRNYGRIADGYQPGIDDAVEGTNPCGEISLSNGEPCNLFEVFPVIAEQQGWNLEEAFSLAARYTKRVTFSNYDWEVSRNAIAKNRRIGVSMSGIQDWILNTFGNRVVTGFTDTKDESGEVVKKPVYDKKIVKEFDDLYHSVVKADVDYSHELNCNVSIKHTTVKPSGTVAKLAGVSEGMHFHYAGYLIQRIRFQDSDPLLPALKACGYKIEPDVYTKHTMCVEFPVKAVNADNPNFASAGNVSIAEQFATQAFLQTYWSDNAVSCTVTFQPSEAKEIAPLMYQYRHITKSTSLLPYSGGEFKQAPKEPIDKDVYSKRVSMISGNVATVFADMNDNHDKKDIELVDQSDCESGACPIR comes from the coding sequence ATGAACTTATTGAAAAAAATCACATTAGATGATGAATTTATAGATGAAGTAAAGAAGAGTGTTAAACCACACTGGGGAGAACTCGGATGGGTTACTTATAAGCGTACTTATGCACGTTTTATTGATGAATTAGGACGTACTGAAAACTGGTCAGAAACTGTTAAGCGTGTTGTTGAGGGTAATATTAATCTTGACCCTCGTTTGAGAGATGATTCATTGACTGAAGAGCAATATCAAAGTCTAGTTGATGAAGCTCATAATCTATACAAGTTGGTTTATGGATTAGCAGCTACTCCTTCAGGTAGAAACCTTTGGATCTCTGGTACAAAGTATCAAGACCGTAATGGGGATGCTTTGAACAACTGTTGGTTCATTGCCATCAGGCCACAAAAGTATGGTGATAGTCATATTCTTCCTAGTTATTTGGATGAAGATCAAGTCGCTGTATCAATGCCTTTCTCATTCATGTTTGATCAATTAATGAAAGGTGGCGGTGTTGGTTTCTCTGTTGTTCCTGACAATATGAAACAAATGCCTGTCGTTGATCAAAGTGTTGACTTAACTGTTCTAATCAGCAAGGATAGCGCATCTTATGATGATTCTATTGAAGCTGGGGCAATTGATCGTGAAGACTGGTTAAAGGATCATGACGCTAGTAAAGCACGTTTTTACAAGCTTCCAGATACTCGTGAAGGTTGGGTAATTGGTAATGCTGAAATGATCGATGCTCACTTTGCATCAACTAATCCTGAAAAGATCAATGATGTTGTCTTGGATATTACTGACATCAGACCAAATGGTGCAAAGATCAAGGGATTTGGTGGTACTGCATCTGGTCCTGTTCCATTAATTGAGATGTTCTTTGATATCAATGAAGTTTTAAATAATGCTTTAGGTAAGAAGTTAACATCAGTTGATTGTACTGATATGGGTAATTTGATCGGTAAAACAGTCGTTGCCGGAAACGTTCGTCGTTCAGCTGAGCTGGCACTTGGTGGAGCAACTGATGATGACTTTATTACAATGAAACAAGATCAAAAGAAACTTTATCATCACCGTTGGGCTTCTAACAACAGTGTTGCTGTTGATTCTAAGTTTACAAAGTACGAACCAATCGCTGATTCAATTACACATAATGGTGAACCAGGGATCGTTAATCTTGAATTATCACGTAACTACGGTCGTATTGCTGATGGATATCAACCAGGAATTGATGATGCCGTTGAAGGTACTAATCCATGTGGGGAAATCTCATTGAGCAATGGTGAACCATGTAATTTGTTTGAAGTATTCCCAGTTATTGCAGAACAACAAGGCTGGAATCTAGAAGAAGCATTCAGCTTGGCTGCAAGATATACTAAACGTGTTACATTCAGTAATTACGATTGGGAAGTATCTCGTAATGCTATTGCCAAGAATCGTCGTATTGGTGTTTCAATGTCTGGTATTCAAGACTGGATCTTGAACACATTTGGTAATCGTGTTGTTACAGGATTCACTGACACTAAAGATGAGTCTGGCGAAGTTGTTAAAAAACCAGTTTATGATAAGAAGATAGTTAAAGAGTTCGATGATTTGTATCATTCAGTTGTTAAGGCTGACGTTGATTATTCACACGAGTTGAATTGCAATGTTTCAATCAAACATACAACAGTTAAACCATCTGGTACTGTTGCTAAGTTGGCTGGAGTTTCTGAAGGGATGCACTTCCATTATGCTGGATATTTGATTCAAAGAATCAGATTCCAAGATAGTGACCCATTGCTTCCAGCTTTGAAGGCATGTGGATATAAAATTGAACCAGATGTTTATACAAAGCATACAATGTGTGTAGAATTCCCAGTTAAAGCCGTTAATGCAGATAATCCTAACTTTGCGTCTGCCGGTAATGTATCAATTGCTGAACAGTTCGCTACACAAGCATTCCTACAAACATATTGGTCTGATAATGCGGTAAGTTGTACCGTTACTTTCCAACCTAGTGAAGCTAAGGAAATCGCACCATTAATGTATCAATATAGACATATTACAAAATCAACTTCACTACTACCTTATAGTGGTGGAGAGTTCAAACAAGCACCTAAGGAACCAATTGATAAGGATGTTTATTCTAAGCGTGTTTCAATGATCAGTGGAAATGTTGCAACTGTTTTTGCTGATATGAATGATAACCACGATAAGAAGGATATCGAATTAGTTGATCAATCCGACTGTGAAAGTGGAGCTTGTCCAATTAGATAA
- a CDS encoding carbohydrate ABC transporter permease: MLKTTTPEIEEIKTKTKKKHYSFSLNAKDKYYALLFLGPSLLILSVFVFYPMLKTLYISMFLTNTLGKTTVFNGFNNYTQLLSSPEYITSMISTLIYVLSVTVLTVSIGLLLANLASQKLAGIGVFRTLYSITMGVSVSVAAIFWLFIFNPSTGFFAIISNYLHLPVMNWLTDPKMAMWAVIITTVWMNLGFTFLILLGSISSVPTTLYEAASVEGASNRRQFFKITIPMISPTLFFVSTITLIDSFKSFGLIDLITKGGPTNSTNMLVYRIYKDAFYSGNYGQASSEAIILTIIIAFFTFLQFKFLEKRVNY, translated from the coding sequence ATGCTTAAAACTACAACTCCTGAAATAGAAGAAATTAAGACAAAGACAAAGAAAAAGCATTACTCTTTTTCTTTAAATGCCAAAGATAAGTACTATGCTCTATTATTTTTAGGACCATCACTATTAATCTTGAGTGTATTTGTTTTCTATCCAATGCTTAAGACATTATATATCAGTATGTTTCTGACCAACACGTTAGGTAAAACAACGGTATTTAATGGGTTTAATAACTATACGCAACTATTAAGTTCACCAGAATATATAACCAGCATGATATCAACGTTGATTTATGTATTATCTGTAACGGTTCTTACTGTTTCCATTGGATTATTATTAGCCAACTTAGCTAGTCAGAAGCTAGCTGGAATAGGTGTTTTTAGAACTCTATATTCAATCACAATGGGAGTCTCCGTCTCAGTAGCGGCGATTTTCTGGTTGTTCATTTTTAATCCTTCAACAGGATTCTTTGCGATTATTAGTAACTACTTACATTTGCCAGTGATGAATTGGTTAACAGATCCAAAAATGGCCATGTGGGCAGTTATTATTACAACTGTTTGGATGAATCTAGGTTTTACTTTCTTGATTTTATTGGGTTCTATATCATCAGTTCCAACCACACTATATGAAGCCGCAAGTGTTGAAGGGGCAAGCAATCGTCGTCAATTCTTTAAGATCACGATTCCTATGATCTCGCCAACTTTGTTCTTTGTATCAACAATTACATTGATTGATTCATTTAAGAGTTTTGGATTGATTGACTTGATCACCAAAGGTGGACCAACTAATTCAACTAATATGCTGGTTTATAGAATTTATAAGGATGCCTTTTACAGTGGTAACTATGGTCAAGCTAGTTCAGAGGCCATTATTTTAACCATTATTATTGCTTTCTTCACATTTCTACAATTCAAATTCTTAGAAAAGAGAGTGAATTATTAA
- a CDS encoding carbohydrate ABC transporter permease: MMTSNKPNRLNKFFSYLLLIVLAIIILAPFFIGIWTSFLPTMDIAQGNFFSTKISFDNYAAALTKTPIIRYLGNSLVISTLTMIAQLIFCSMSAYAFVFLKFKYRNAIFVLFLITMMLPFEAEIIPNFTTVKNLGMLDNYSVLLIPFLTSAFGTFMLRQAFMQTPAELKEASDIEGLNHFQFYWSIVLPYNKISLITLGAYSFLGAWNQYLWPMLTTFSNNSRLIQNGLRQLQSEETFNDWGMIQASAAIIVIPTIIVLFIGQHYFKSGMNEGAVK, from the coding sequence ATGATGACCTCTAATAAACCGAATCGTTTGAATAAATTCTTCAGTTATTTGTTATTGATTGTTTTGGCAATAATCATTTTGGCACCATTCTTTATTGGGATTTGGACCAGCTTTTTACCAACAATGGATATTGCACAAGGTAACTTCTTCAGTACTAAGATTTCATTTGACAACTATGCAGCTGCACTAACGAAGACACCAATCATTAGATATTTAGGCAACAGTTTGGTTATTTCAACATTAACAATGATTGCACAATTAATCTTTTGTTCTATGAGTGCTTATGCTTTTGTTTTCTTGAAGTTCAAATACCGTAATGCAATCTTCGTTTTGTTCCTTATAACGATGATGCTTCCGTTTGAAGCAGAGATTATTCCCAACTTTACAACTGTTAAGAATTTAGGAATGCTAGATAATTATTCAGTGTTACTAATTCCTTTTTTAACATCAGCTTTTGGTACATTTATGCTTCGCCAAGCATTCATGCAGACACCTGCAGAATTAAAAGAAGCTTCTGATATTGAAGGGTTGAATCATTTCCAATTCTATTGGAGCATCGTACTTCCATATAACAAAATCAGTTTAATTACGCTGGGTGCCTATAGTTTCTTAGGTGCATGGAATCAATATCTTTGGCCAATGTTGACAACGTTTAGTAACAACTCTCGACTGATTCAAAATGGACTACGTCAATTACAATCAGAAGAGACATTTAATGATTGGGGAATGATTCAAGCTAGTGCTGCAATAATCGTTATCCCAACGATTATTGTCTTGTTTATTGGTCAACATTATTTCAAATCTGGTATGAATGAGGGCGCTGTAAAATGA
- a CDS encoding ABC transporter substrate-binding protein, with the protein MSKKLNKFLISVTLIIAAIVLGIFTTNRPVKSSSSSDRIPIVFWHEMGGPSEDALEEVVNGFNKSQTKYKVIPKYQGTYDEAIQKILQTHGTNTSPAIFQAFDIATAQMIHSKFTTPVQNFIDKDKDFDIEKIAPAARSFYSNGGKQQAMPFNTSQPVLYYNASLLKKYNITPPPVSPTYSDITRVAKQLYERSDHKTKGLTVQIYGWLLEQATTNSGQTLANNNNGHTGIPTEVKLNNGSTVKFMEWIRENIKSGDFINYGSGASAGANQTAGFLSGKVGMFIQSSASMGQLTKDNPNKLGITYFPHPDNQKANGVSIGGAALWISNDKSKAVQQGAYEFSKYALSPAVQAQWQKSTGYLALNKDSQKEKVLKDLYAKNPEAKVPGQQLADAKPNYVNSGILLEGMQVTRQLEEVAMEQSYNGGDIKKALAHADKNINQNIATSNRANGYK; encoded by the coding sequence ATGAGCAAGAAACTAAATAAGTTTTTAATTTCCGTAACTCTTATAATAGCGGCAATAGTATTGGGAATATTTACTACTAATAGGCCAGTTAAGTCGTCATCATCGTCAGACCGAATCCCGATTGTATTCTGGCATGAGATGGGTGGACCGTCAGAAGATGCACTTGAAGAAGTGGTAAATGGATTTAATAAATCTCAAACGAAGTATAAAGTCATCCCTAAATACCAAGGTACATATGATGAAGCAATCCAAAAGATTCTTCAAACTCATGGTACAAATACTTCACCAGCAATTTTTCAAGCATTTGATATTGCCACAGCACAGATGATTCACAGTAAATTTACAACTCCCGTACAAAACTTTATCGATAAAGATAAGGACTTTGATATTGAGAAGATTGCTCCTGCCGCAAGATCTTTTTATTCTAACGGCGGTAAGCAACAAGCTATGCCGTTCAATACTTCACAACCGGTTCTTTATTACAACGCTTCATTATTGAAGAAGTATAATATTACACCACCACCTGTATCACCAACATATTCAGACATTACACGTGTGGCTAAACAATTATATGAACGATCAGACCACAAAACTAAAGGATTGACCGTACAAATATATGGTTGGTTATTGGAGCAGGCTACGACAAATTCAGGTCAAACTCTTGCTAATAACAATAATGGACATACAGGTATCCCAACTGAAGTTAAGTTAAATAATGGTTCAACTGTTAAGTTTATGGAATGGATCCGTGAAAACATCAAATCTGGAGATTTCATAAACTACGGTTCTGGTGCTAGTGCTGGTGCCAACCAAACTGCTGGATTCTTATCTGGTAAAGTTGGTATGTTTATCCAATCTTCAGCAAGCATGGGCCAATTGACGAAGGATAATCCAAATAAACTTGGTATAACATACTTCCCACATCCTGATAATCAAAAGGCCAACGGTGTTTCTATAGGTGGTGCAGCACTTTGGATTTCAAATGATAAATCAAAGGCTGTTCAACAAGGTGCATACGAATTTTCTAAATATGCACTTAGTCCAGCAGTTCAAGCACAATGGCAAAAATCAACAGGGTACTTGGCATTGAATAAAGATTCTCAAAAGGAAAAAGTTTTGAAAGATCTTTATGCCAAGAATCCTGAGGCTAAAGTTCCTGGACAACAATTAGCTGATGCAAAACCTAACTATGTCAATTCAGGTATTCTTCTCGAGGGGATGCAAGTTACACGTCAACTGGAAGAAGTAGCTATGGAACAATCATATAATGGTGGAGATATTAAGAAAGCATTGGCGCACGCTGACAAGAATATCAATCAGAATATTGCTACATCAAACCGCGCAAACGGCTATAAATAA
- a CDS encoding CopY/TcrY family copper transport repressor: MNEIENMTKAEWQVMRIIWTLGESTSKQVIDVLEKKTDWKQATIKTLIVRLHEKEFLKADVSSRPYVYHPEISEDDAIDQTVNNLFDNLCCMKKGEAIGDLIGSSDISKNEIQGLIEKLENKKRNAPEQVKCDCLEESL, encoded by the coding sequence ATGAATGAAATTGAAAATATGACAAAAGCTGAATGGCAGGTGATGAGAATCATCTGGACACTTGGTGAATCAACAAGTAAGCAAGTTATAGATGTACTAGAAAAGAAAACTGATTGGAAACAAGCTACAATCAAAACTTTGATTGTTAGATTGCACGAAAAAGAGTTTTTGAAGGCAGATGTATCAAGCAGACCATATGTATATCATCCCGAAATTTCAGAAGATGATGCGATAGATCAAACCGTTAATAACTTATTTGATAACCTCTGTTGTATGAAAAAAGGCGAAGCAATAGGGGATTTGATCGGTAGCTCTGATATTTCTAAAAACGAGATTCAAGGATTGATTGAGAAATTGGAGAACAAAAAAAGAAATGCGCCTGAGCAAGTAAAGTGCGATTGTTTGGAGGAGTCATTATGA